The Yersinia intermedia genome window below encodes:
- a CDS encoding urease accessory protein UreF, translating into MNASDLIRIMQFGDSVLPVGAFTFSNGVESAIQTGVVHDVPTLKGFVLTALKQAASCDGMGVVAAHRAVMADDRDGIIRADWAVHNRKLNEESRLMATRMGKKLAEMSIHVVEHPLISWWLGQIKSGNTAGTYPATQAVVMAAQGIKQREVVVMHQYGVAMTILSAAMRLMRVTHFDTQRILFELNHDIETFCDIAEIGDIDQMSSYVPIVDVLAAVHVKAHVRLFSN; encoded by the coding sequence ATGAATGCATCAGATCTGATTCGCATTATGCAATTTGGTGATTCCGTACTGCCGGTCGGGGCCTTTACGTTTTCCAATGGTGTGGAATCAGCGATTCAAACCGGCGTGGTTCATGATGTGCCCACATTAAAAGGCTTTGTCCTGACTGCGTTAAAGCAGGCGGCGAGCTGTGATGGTATGGGGGTTGTCGCGGCCCATCGTGCCGTGATGGCAGATGATCGTGATGGCATCATCCGTGCTGACTGGGCAGTGCATAACCGTAAGTTAAATGAAGAGAGCCGCTTGATGGCAACCCGGATGGGGAAAAAATTGGCGGAGATGTCTATCCATGTGGTGGAGCACCCGCTGATCAGTTGGTGGTTGGGGCAGATAAAAAGTGGCAATACCGCAGGCACTTATCCGGCGACTCAGGCGGTGGTTATGGCTGCACAAGGGATAAAGCAGCGGGAAGTGGTTGTTATGCATCAATACGGTGTGGCGATGACGATATTAAGTGCGGCTATGCGTTTGATGCGCGTGACCCATTTCGACACGCAGCGCATCTTGTTTGAGTTGAACCATGATATTGAAACGTTCTGTGATATTGCCGAAATAGGCGATATCGATCAGATGTCTTCTTATGTGCCAATTGTGGATGTATTGGCAGCGGTGCATGTGAAGGCACACGTTAGATTATTTAGTAATTAG
- the crcB gene encoding fluoride efflux transporter CrcB, giving the protein MPNLIILVFVGGAFGAMCREFIMLAVPRLADGFPMDIFVANIIAAFLLGLTTSFFKKDKINQYVHLMVATGIMGGLSTFSSFVFGAVEMMKNPGGILVSICYLVASLIVGFIAVELGLMIGPKEKPKDPPATAE; this is encoded by the coding sequence ATGCCAAATCTTATTATTTTAGTCTTTGTTGGTGGCGCTTTTGGTGCCATGTGTCGCGAGTTTATTATGCTAGCAGTGCCGCGACTGGCCGACGGTTTCCCAATGGATATTTTTGTCGCCAACATTATCGCAGCATTTTTATTAGGGCTAACTACCTCTTTCTTTAAAAAAGATAAAATTAATCAATATGTGCATTTGATGGTCGCTACCGGGATCATGGGTGGCCTTTCAACTTTTTCCAGTTTTGTCTTTGGTGCGGTAGAAATGATGAAAAACCCTGGCGGGATTTTAGTCTCAATCTGTTATTTGGTCGCCAGCCTCATCGTAGGCTTTATCGCTGTTGAATTAGGTTTGATGATTGGCCCTAAAGAAAAACCGAAAGACCCACCAGCAACGGCTGAATAA
- the yut gene encoding urea transporter: MNAKTDNQSGWTQLAASNVFIEFIDTTLRGCAQVMFQNNPLTGLFFFIAIFVGAYGEGNPAVAYGCVLGTAVATLTGLTMRDRKSWRAGLYGYNGCLVGAALPTFLMVTPVLWACIVLGSIVSVIATVCIADILKTWKVAALTAPFVFTTWIILLASYAFSGLHSNGLPAPALPHQLILESSSLFGGGNAFVSMFNGISQVFLFSSLVGGILFVIGLAVESLWAAVFAVLGAILAILTAAFLNANPHDINAGLYAFSAVLTAIALGSTFNKPSWRVLAYTIVGVIFTVLVQGALNTLLLPIGIPTLTMPFVLASWLFLVPNKDVMPAHRQ; this comes from the coding sequence ATGAATGCAAAAACAGACAACCAATCTGGCTGGACACAACTGGCCGCTTCGAATGTTTTTATTGAATTTATTGATACAACTCTGCGTGGCTGTGCTCAGGTAATGTTCCAGAATAACCCACTCACTGGATTATTCTTTTTTATCGCAATATTTGTCGGTGCCTATGGTGAAGGTAATCCGGCCGTCGCCTATGGCTGTGTTTTAGGTACGGCGGTTGCCACCCTTACCGGTTTAACCATGCGCGACCGTAAATCATGGCGTGCAGGGTTATATGGCTATAACGGGTGCCTGGTTGGCGCGGCTCTCCCGACATTTTTAATGGTTACTCCTGTGCTATGGGCTTGCATCGTGCTGGGCAGTATTGTGTCGGTAATCGCCACTGTGTGTATTGCCGATATTTTAAAAACCTGGAAAGTCGCTGCATTGACCGCACCTTTCGTGTTCACCACTTGGATCATTTTGCTGGCGAGTTACGCCTTTAGCGGTTTGCACAGTAACGGATTACCAGCACCGGCTTTGCCGCATCAATTAATATTAGAATCCAGTAGTCTCTTTGGTGGCGGTAATGCTTTTGTCAGCATGTTTAACGGTATTTCCCAGGTATTCCTATTTAGTAGTCTGGTTGGGGGGATTCTATTTGTTATCGGATTGGCGGTGGAATCCTTGTGGGCGGCTGTTTTTGCTGTTTTGGGGGCGATATTAGCTATCCTCACCGCTGCTTTCCTGAATGCTAATCCCCACGATATCAACGCTGGGCTTTATGCTTTCAGCGCTGTCTTGACCGCGATAGCACTGGGTTCGACCTTTAATAAACCCAGTTGGCGTGTTCTGGCTTACACCATTGTGGGGGTTATTTTTACCGTGTTGGTTCAAGGTGCGCTGAATACCTTATTGTTACCGATTGGTATTCCAACACTGACCATGCCGTTTGTTTTAGCTTCATGGCTGTTCTTGGTTCCGAATAAAGATGTGATGCCGGCACATCGACAATAG
- the kch gene encoding voltage-gated potassium channel protein, which yields MKILQEIKSKVSIPFCLAILVAINGYLVLSPVLLRAISHSTDAINNFNTWKEALSFLELFEIPRFMIGLVLILMAIALSMGTRIAWFFTVLLLVTIVAINLFILKDHNTLTTYSIVIIVALIFYWRDFDYHSLGSGTFFAVVSIASLIVYSMLGTLYMGDEFAPAVTDLPTAFYFAIVCMSTVGFGDIIPHTTLARMFTLTVILSGITVFAASISSIAGPMISNNIKRIVKGRISHVERKNHFIIVGTNSLAANVYNGLRDRGDEVTVVIAAGSQHEFPSDADIIEGDPSAVATLQLAGAAKAKYIIALCNSDADNTFTILAAKEIAGESTKTLALVNESQNMKKVKRVNPDMVFSLPLLGSELLVRTLNGDPINNDLITDMFFGHCQKLD from the coding sequence ATGAAAATATTACAGGAAATTAAGTCTAAAGTTTCGATACCTTTTTGCCTTGCTATACTGGTGGCAATTAATGGGTATCTGGTCTTAAGCCCAGTACTTTTGCGGGCGATATCTCATTCAACCGACGCTATCAACAATTTCAATACTTGGAAGGAGGCATTAAGTTTTCTTGAATTATTTGAAATTCCGCGATTTATGATCGGCCTGGTACTGATATTGATGGCAATAGCACTGTCGATGGGAACCCGTATTGCATGGTTCTTCACTGTGTTGTTGCTGGTTACTATTGTGGCTATCAATCTCTTTATTCTGAAAGATCATAATACACTGACGACTTATTCCATTGTGATTATTGTTGCCTTGATTTTTTATTGGCGCGATTTTGATTACCATAGCCTTGGTAGTGGCACATTCTTTGCGGTCGTCAGTATTGCTTCATTGATCGTCTATAGCATGCTCGGTACACTCTATATGGGCGATGAGTTTGCTCCGGCCGTGACCGATTTACCTACAGCTTTCTATTTCGCGATCGTTTGCATGTCGACTGTGGGCTTTGGGGATATTATCCCCCATACCACGCTGGCGCGGATGTTTACTCTTACGGTGATTCTTTCCGGTATAACCGTCTTTGCTGCTTCAATTTCTTCCATTGCCGGGCCGATGATCAGTAATAATATCAAACGAATAGTTAAAGGCAGGATTTCTCACGTGGAACGTAAAAATCATTTTATTATTGTCGGTACCAACTCCTTGGCTGCGAATGTCTATAACGGTCTACGTGACCGGGGTGATGAGGTTACTGTCGTTATCGCTGCCGGTAGTCAACATGAATTTCCTTCCGATGCAGATATTATCGAGGGCGATCCATCAGCGGTTGCAACATTGCAATTGGCGGGAGCAGCTAAAGCAAAATATATTATCGCCTTATGTAACAGTGATGCTGATAATACCTTTACCATTTTAGCCGCTAAAGAAATCGCAGGTGAGTCGACTAAAACGCTGGCATTGGTAAATGAAAGTCAGAATATGAAAAAAGTTAAACGGGTCAACCCCGATATGGTGTTCTCATTGCCCCTGCTCGGCAGCGAACTATTGGTTAGAACCCTGAATGGCGATCCCATCAATAACGATCTTATTACAGACATGTTCTTTGGTCACTGTCAGAAGTTAGATTGA
- a CDS encoding urease accessory protein UreD — translation MTSQSQNIVETPSRVRAHALGVNAPELAKYQDEPAQMRSGAVGKSGYLKLRFAKREHRSILAEMERRVPSMVQKALYWDEEMPELPCVTMISTSGCILQGDRLATDVIVEAGACAHVTTQSATKVHMMNANYASQIQNFTVEEGGYLEFMPDPLIPHRNSRFITDTTINLHPTATAIYSEILMSGRKYHHAEERFGFDVYSSKVAAHDLSGKELFVEKYVLEPKSESLDAVGVMQTFDAFGNVILLTPKEHHDRILARVAARFDIKGGIASGATRLPNDCGLVFKALGIDSGGVKAEIRQFWKIAREEILGITLPEQFLWR, via the coding sequence ATGACATCGCAGAGCCAGAATATCGTGGAGACACCTTCACGGGTTCGCGCTCACGCACTAGGTGTTAACGCGCCGGAATTAGCGAAATATCAGGATGAACCGGCGCAGATGCGTAGCGGGGCCGTAGGGAAAAGTGGCTATCTCAAACTGAGATTTGCCAAACGTGAACATCGCAGTATTTTGGCCGAAATGGAAAGACGGGTGCCGTCGATGGTGCAAAAGGCGCTGTACTGGGATGAGGAAATGCCTGAGTTACCTTGTGTCACCATGATTTCTACCTCGGGGTGTATTTTACAAGGGGACAGGCTGGCCACTGATGTGATTGTGGAGGCTGGAGCTTGCGCCCATGTTACCACTCAGTCAGCAACCAAAGTTCATATGATGAATGCGAACTACGCCTCGCAGATACAGAATTTTACCGTGGAAGAGGGGGGATATCTGGAGTTTATGCCGGACCCGCTGATCCCACACCGTAATTCACGTTTTATTACTGATACCACTATTAATCTTCATCCGACGGCAACGGCAATTTATTCAGAAATACTGATGTCTGGGCGCAAGTATCATCATGCTGAAGAACGGTTCGGCTTTGATGTGTATTCGTCGAAAGTGGCGGCTCATGATTTATCTGGGAAAGAGTTGTTTGTTGAGAAATATGTTTTGGAACCGAAGTCAGAGAGCCTTGATGCTGTTGGTGTGATGCAAACATTTGATGCTTTCGGCAACGTGATTTTATTAACCCCGAAAGAGCATCATGACCGTATTTTGGCACGGGTGGCCGCCCGCTTTGATATTAAAGGCGGTATTGCCAGTGGGGCAACACGTTTACCCAATGACTGTGGTTTAGTGTTTAAAGCTCTGGGTATCGATAGCGGCGGAGTGAAGGCGGAGATTCGCCAGTTCTGGAAGATCGCTCGTGAGGAGATTCTCGGAATCACGCTGCCGGAACAGTTCTTGTGGCGCTAA
- a CDS encoding HoxN/HupN/NixA family nickel/cobalt transporter, producing MTTVTEKRVAFGNQQTKLRAIYLLIGLLVVNGLAWIWAFSEFNDNAILMGMAFLAYSFGLRHAVDADHIAAIDNVTRKLMQQGKTPIAVGTFFSLGHSTIVVLASLAIAATAMAFKDDMAWFHETGGLIGTLVSSIFLLLFAFLNLTILISVYKKFKQVKAGHVYQEEELDLLVVNNGGLLARMFRRVFNMVNKSWHMYPVGFLFGLGFDTATEVGVLGISAASATHGMNLWSIMVFPILFAAGMALIDSLDNFVMIGAYGWAFSKPVRKLYYNITITAASVIIAFFIGGIEALGLIADKMNLTGGIWTPINNISENLGEIGYWIIGMFILCWIVSAVNYYVRGYDKLSISR from the coding sequence ATGACGACAGTGACAGAAAAAAGAGTGGCATTTGGCAATCAGCAAACCAAACTTCGTGCTATCTACCTGCTTATTGGTTTGCTGGTAGTCAATGGATTGGCTTGGATTTGGGCATTTAGCGAATTTAATGATAATGCGATACTAATGGGGATGGCTTTTTTGGCATACAGTTTTGGCCTGCGACATGCGGTTGACGCGGATCATATTGCGGCTATTGATAATGTCACCCGCAAACTTATGCAACAAGGTAAAACACCGATTGCCGTCGGGACTTTTTTCTCGCTCGGCCATTCTACCATTGTGGTATTAGCCTCGCTGGCTATTGCCGCGACGGCTATGGCGTTTAAAGATGATATGGCGTGGTTTCATGAAACCGGTGGGTTGATTGGTACGCTGGTGTCATCGATATTCTTACTGCTATTCGCTTTTCTTAATCTAACCATTCTGATTTCTGTGTATAAAAAGTTCAAACAGGTCAAAGCAGGCCATGTCTATCAAGAAGAAGAGCTGGATCTCTTGGTTGTGAACAATGGTGGTTTGTTAGCCCGAATGTTCAGACGTGTATTTAATATGGTCAATAAAAGTTGGCACATGTATCCGGTGGGTTTCTTATTTGGTTTAGGTTTTGATACTGCGACAGAAGTGGGGGTTTTGGGGATTTCCGCCGCCAGTGCCACTCATGGCATGAATTTGTGGTCCATTATGGTATTCCCAATTTTATTTGCCGCCGGGATGGCATTGATCGACTCACTTGATAATTTTGTCATGATCGGGGCTTATGGTTGGGCCTTCTCTAAGCCAGTACGGAAATTGTACTACAACATCACTATCACGGCAGCTTCGGTTATTATTGCTTTCTTTATCGGCGGAATTGAGGCTCTGGGATTAATTGCAGATAAAATGAATCTAACCGGAGGGATCTGGACGCCGATTAATAATATTAGTGAAAATTTAGGCGAGATAGGTTACTGGATAATTGGAATGTTTATATTATGCTGGATAGTTTCGGCAGTAAATTATTATGTGCGCGGTTATGATAAATTAAGTATAAGTCGCTAG
- the hdeB gene encoding acid-activated periplasmic chaperone HdeB encodes MSYKSLRNIALTGLLLSAAATTFAATPTTAKATGTTPSDMTCKEFLDLNPKSFTPVVYWVLNDDTQYKKGDYVDLHETDTIVTPKVVEVCKKAPESKLSEIKKDIMSFAKKHNM; translated from the coding sequence ATGTCCTACAAATCACTTCGTAATATTGCATTGACTGGTTTATTGCTTTCCGCTGCCGCGACAACCTTTGCAGCTACACCTACAACCGCTAAAGCAACGGGCACTACCCCGAGTGATATGACCTGCAAAGAATTCCTCGATCTGAATCCTAAGTCATTTACTCCGGTTGTTTATTGGGTATTAAATGATGACACTCAATATAAGAAAGGTGATTATGTTGATCTGCATGAAACGGATACTATCGTGACACCTAAAGTAGTTGAAGTGTGTAAAAAAGCACCTGAAAGTAAACTTTCTGAAATCAAGAAAGATATCATGAGTTTCGCAAAAAAACACAACATGTAG
- the ureG gene encoding urease accessory protein UreG — translation MNSHSTDKRKKITRIGIGGPVGSGKTAIIEVITPILIKRGIKPLIITNDIVTTEDAKQVKRTLKGILDEEKILGVETGACPHTAVREDPSMNIAAVEEMEERFPDSDLIMIESGGDNLTLTFSPALADFYIYVIDVAEGEKIPRKNGPGLVQADILVINKIDLAPYVGASLDVMESDTKVVRGTRPYILTNCKTGQGIEELVDMIMRDFLFTHVQPEGANA, via the coding sequence GTGAATAGCCATTCAACCGATAAACGCAAAAAGATTACCCGCATTGGTATTGGTGGCCCGGTAGGTTCAGGTAAAACCGCCATCATTGAAGTGATCACCCCGATTCTGATTAAACGGGGCATTAAGCCACTGATTATTACCAATGACATTGTAACGACAGAAGATGCCAAGCAGGTGAAACGTACTCTGAAAGGCATTTTGGATGAAGAGAAGATCCTTGGGGTTGAAACCGGTGCCTGCCCGCATACTGCGGTGCGTGAAGACCCAAGCATGAATATTGCCGCAGTAGAAGAGATGGAAGAGCGTTTCCCTGACAGTGACCTGATTATGATTGAAAGTGGGGGGGACAACCTGACACTGACTTTCAGCCCGGCCCTGGCTGACTTCTATATCTATGTAATTGATGTGGCTGAAGGGGAAAAAATTCCGCGCAAAAATGGCCCCGGCCTGGTTCAGGCAGACATACTGGTCATCAATAAGATTGACCTCGCCCCCTACGTCGGTGCCAGTTTAGATGTAATGGAGAGTGATACCAAAGTGGTTCGTGGCACGCGCCCTTATATTCTGACTAACTGCAAAACCGGGCAGGGGATTGAAGAGCTGGTGGATATGATTATGCGTGATTTTCTGTTTACTCACGTACAGCCTGAAGGAGCAAATGCATGA
- a CDS encoding fluoride efflux transporter FluC — protein sequence MTAIDVMWVGFGGGLGSLLRWWIGLRVGKIYQGNFPLGTFLINISGAFVIGYLSILFSVDWRDRYGDLINAAVLTGILGGYTTFSSMQLDAAKLATAGGRAIAAGYLMISVLVGLAAAALGAWLAY from the coding sequence ATGACTGCAATCGATGTAATGTGGGTTGGATTTGGTGGCGGTCTCGGCTCACTTTTACGGTGGTGGATAGGGCTGAGGGTCGGCAAAATATACCAAGGTAATTTTCCTCTTGGTACTTTTCTGATTAATATTTCTGGTGCATTTGTTATTGGATATCTGAGTATTCTCTTTAGTGTTGACTGGCGTGATCGCTACGGTGATTTGATCAATGCTGCGGTACTCACCGGTATTCTTGGCGGTTATACCACCTTCAGCAGCATGCAATTAGATGCAGCAAAACTGGCCACCGCCGGTGGCAGGGCGATTGCTGCCGGATATCTGATGATTTCGGTATTAGTTGGTCTGGCGGCAGCGGCATTGGGTGCCTGGTTGGCTTATTAA